GGGCAGTACAAGGGCGGAAAGCTGCCTTTTGCCCTCTCCTTGAAAAACGAATCAAGAACAGCTATATAAGCAACTGATAAAAATAAATAAGTGATCACCAGAGGTCAGATGAGCGGCGTCCCGAAGCACAGGCAAACCAAGCCCACCAAGAGAAAACCGCAGCGTGCGAAGCGATTGCAGGTGGCTGCGCTGTGCTACAAAGAAACCAAGGTTGGTCGGCAGGTTTTGTTGATCACGAGCCGTGACACCGGTCGCTGGATCGTGCCCAAGGGGTGGCCGATGAAAGGCAAGGACGATCACGAGGCCGCCTTGATCGAAGCCTGGGAAGAAGCGGGCGTCAGCAAGGCGGACATCGAAGAAGAACCGATGGGTTTTTTCGAATATGCCAAAGGGTTATCTTCGGGCGATACCGTGCCTGTCGAGGCGCAGGTTTATCTGACCCGCGTGCGGGACTTGCAAAAAACCTATCCCGAAGTGGATCAGCGGACGCGGGAATGGTTCAGCCCGGCTGAAGCCGCGGAACTGGTCGATGAGCCTGATTTAAAAGCAATTTTACGCGCCATTTGACGGCTGCGCGGCCGCCCCACCGGCCTGCAACTCACGCCGCAAGGCCCGCGCTGACAGATTGGGCAGACCTTCGCCTGCCAGTTCCGCCGTGCGCATCACATCCATCACCATGGCATTGATTGGTGTCGCTATACCCAGCGCCTGTCCCATCTCGACCACCACTCCCTGAAGTGCGTCAATCTCTGTGGGTCGCCCCTCCATCAGATCATAGGACATCGACGTCCGGGCCTGCGGGTCAATCTTCAGCATCGCCGCTGCCACACGGGTAAACAGCCCCGTCGGCAGGCGCAACACCCAAGGGATCAACGAGACAGAGACCGGCGTGGAGGAGGCAGGCCGGATGCCATGGCGCTGGATCACGCGTAAGGCCTCGGCCCATTGATCCGCCATCAGTCTGCGCCAGTTGCGGTCTTTCAACTGCACTTTAATCGGCAGGCCGCTCAGCGCGTTCAGGGCATTGTTGAGGTTCATCAAGAACTTGCCCCATTGCACGTTCTCAATTTCGCGGCTTTCAAGGCAGGCAAGATGGGGCACAGTCAGAACACTGGCCAGATCACCCGCCCCCGCTTCGATCACGATATCCCCCTCTACAGCGCGGTGGTAACAGCCCTGCCCCATGGGCACGACATTAAACGGCACCATGCCCGCCCGCACATCCCGTGCAGGCAACAGGCGGCGAAGGTCCGCCCCGTTGAACACGCCGTTTTGCAAGCTGATCACCGGCGCGCCACGCGCTGTATGGGTGTTGATCAAACTGCCCATGGCATCGGTATCACGTGATTTCACGCTCACCAGCACAAGGTCTGCGCGGGCCAGAATGGCTGCATCCGTACTGATGCCAATTGCATCCGCGTTGACCTGAACCGCCATCCCGTCCAGATCGGTCAACGTCAACCCATGCGCACGCACTTCTGCCGCAATGCGCGGGCGCGCCAACAGCGTGACATTGCGCCCCGCCGCAGCCAACAGCCCGCCGACAAAACATCCGATAGAGCCCGCACCCGCAACAACGATATGCGGATCGCTATTTTCCAAGGCAGTAGCGCATAACGGCTTTTTGCGCATGAAGACGGTTTTCGGCCTCGTCAAAGATTACCGAATTGGGGCCATCCATCACTGCGCTTGTTGCCTCGTCCTCGCGATGGGCAGGCAGGCAATGCATGAACAGCGCGTCCGGCTTGGCTTTGGCCATCAGCGCCTCGTTTACCTGATAACCGCGCAGCTGGTTGTGGCGCCGCTCGCGGGCCGATTGCGGATCATGCATCGACACCCATGTGTCAGTGACCACCAGATCAGCGCCCTGCACCGCGATGTCGGGGTTACGCTCGGTTGTATAAAGCCCCTGCAACGCAGGTTCAGGGTCCAGCGGTGTCGGGCCGGTAAAGACCAGTTCGAAATCGAATTGTTTGGCCGCATGAGCAAAGCTGGCAAAAACATTGTTGCCGTCACCGGACCAGACCACCTTCTTGCCTTTGATCGGGCCGTTATGTTCCTCAAAGGTCATGATATCCGCCATGATCTGGCACGGGTGGCTGCGGTTGGTCAGCCCGTTGATCACCGGCACGCTGGCATATTCGGCCATATCCAGCAAAGTCTGTTCCTCAAAGGTGCGGATCATGATCAGATCGACATAGCGCGACAACACGCGGGCGGTATCCGCGATGGTTTCCCCATGGCCAAGTTGCATGTCTGCCCCTGACAGCACCATGGTCTGCCCCCCCATCTGGCGCACCCCCACGTCAAAGCTGACACGGGTACGGGTGGAAGGTTTTTCAAAGATCAGTGCGACCATATGGTCTTTTAGCGGCTGATCATCGTCCGGTGCGCCCTTGGGGCGGCCATGGCGCGCGTTCTTTATGGTGATGGCGGAGTCGATGATCCCGCGCAGGTCGGTTTCGGGGGTCGTGTGAATGTCAAGAAAATGGGTCATTACGTGCTTTTCAATTGGAATGTGGCACCCGGTGGAGAGTGCGGACTGGATTTAGGGCCAAAAAGAGTCAGGAAGAAGCGAGCTTTGCTGCGGCGGCATCCAGACGGGTGACGGCCTCAGTGATTTCTTCATCCGTGATGGTCAGCGGTGGCAGCAAGCGCACCACATTATCAGCGGCAGGAACGGTGATCACCTCATGAGCATAGCCTGCGGTGACCACATCGCCCGGTGCCACCTTACATTTCAGGCCCAGCATCAGGCCGGAGCCACGAACGCCTTCGAAGATATCGGGGTGGCCAGCGACCAGCCCTTCGAGTTTCTGGCGCATCAGGCTGGCCTTGCGGTTCACCTCTGCCAGAAAGGCCGGATCGCTTACGATATCCATCACCGCACAGCCAACGGCACAGCCCAGGGGGTTGCCGCCATAGGTGGACCCATGGGTGCCCGCGGTCATGCCGGAGGCGGCATTTTCCGTCGCCAGCACTGCTCCAAGAGGGAAGCCGCCACCGATACCTTTGGCAACCATCATGATATCCGGCGTCACACCGGCCCATTCATGGGCAAACAGCTTGCCGGTACGGCCCACGCCACATTGCACCTCATCAAGGATCAGCAGGATGCCATGTTCATCGCAAAGGTCGCGCATGCCTTTCAGGCAAGCGTCAGACAATGGGCGGATGCCGCCCTCGCCTTGCACTGGTTCGACCATAATCGCACAGGTTTTATCCGTGATGGCTGCGGTTAACGCATCATGATCGCCAAAAGACAGATGCGTGAAGCCACCCAACAGCGGTCCAAAACCTTTGGTCATCTTCTCGGACCCCGCCGCTGCGATGCCTGCGGCCGAACGGCCATGGAAAGATCCGTCGAAGGTGATGATCTCAACCCGTTCGGGCTGGTCCTTGTCGTAGAAATACTTGCGCGCCATCTTCACCGCCAGTTCGCAGGCTTCGGTACCGGAATTGGTGAAGAATACCGTGTCGGCAAAAGTATGTTCGACCAGCCGGTCGGCCAGCGCCTGTTGCTGCGGGATCTGGTACAGGTTCGACGTATGCCAAAGTTGCCCTGCCTGCGTGGTCAGGGCCTCGACCAGCGCCGGAT
This DNA window, taken from Sulfitobacter pacificus, encodes the following:
- a CDS encoding 2-dehydropantoate 2-reductase, which codes for MENSDPHIVVAGAGSIGCFVGGLLAAAGRNVTLLARPRIAAEVRAHGLTLTDLDGMAVQVNADAIGISTDAAILARADLVLVSVKSRDTDAMGSLINTHTARGAPVISLQNGVFNGADLRRLLPARDVRAGMVPFNVVPMGQGCYHRAVEGDIVIEAGAGDLASVLTVPHLACLESREIENVQWGKFLMNLNNALNALSGLPIKVQLKDRNWRRLMADQWAEALRVIQRHGIRPASSTPVSVSLIPWVLRLPTGLFTRVAAAMLKIDPQARTSMSYDLMEGRPTEIDALQGVVVEMGQALGIATPINAMVMDVMRTAELAGEGLPNLSARALRRELQAGGAAAQPSNGA
- a CDS encoding NUDIX hydrolase, whose translation is MSGVPKHRQTKPTKRKPQRAKRLQVAALCYKETKVGRQVLLITSRDTGRWIVPKGWPMKGKDDHEAALIEAWEEAGVSKADIEEEPMGFFEYAKGLSSGDTVPVEAQVYLTRVRDLQKTYPEVDQRTREWFSPAEAAELVDEPDLKAILRAI
- the argF gene encoding ornithine carbamoyltransferase, yielding MTHFLDIHTTPETDLRGIIDSAITIKNARHGRPKGAPDDDQPLKDHMVALIFEKPSTRTRVSFDVGVRQMGGQTMVLSGADMQLGHGETIADTARVLSRYVDLIMIRTFEEQTLLDMAEYASVPVINGLTNRSHPCQIMADIMTFEEHNGPIKGKKVVWSGDGNNVFASFAHAAKQFDFELVFTGPTPLDPEPALQGLYTTERNPDIAVQGADLVVTDTWVSMHDPQSARERRHNQLRGYQVNEALMAKAKPDALFMHCLPAHREDEATSAVMDGPNSVIFDEAENRLHAQKAVMRYCLGK
- a CDS encoding aspartate aminotransferase family protein, with amino-acid sequence MISSVLPTYSRAPLSFVSGAGTWLVEADGRRFLDLGAGIAVNALGHAHPALVEALTTQAGQLWHTSNLYQIPQQQALADRLVEHTFADTVFFTNSGTEACELAVKMARKYFYDKDQPERVEIITFDGSFHGRSAAGIAAAGSEKMTKGFGPLLGGFTHLSFGDHDALTAAITDKTCAIMVEPVQGEGGIRPLSDACLKGMRDLCDEHGILLILDEVQCGVGRTGKLFAHEWAGVTPDIMMVAKGIGGGFPLGAVLATENAASGMTAGTHGSTYGGNPLGCAVGCAVMDIVSDPAFLAEVNRKASLMRQKLEGLVAGHPDIFEGVRGSGLMLGLKCKVAPGDVVTAGYAHEVITVPAADNVVRLLPPLTITDEEITEAVTRLDAAAAKLASS